One region of Qingrenia yutianensis genomic DNA includes:
- the dpsA gene encoding dipicolinate synthase subunit DpsA, with product MKNILILGGDMRFITVANLLRGDGFDVSVYGFKKSASFLPDIDFPSNLNEAVERCDAVLTPLPVTKDQITVFAPFATNEIYLDEVLSLMENKPFLCGMASEELKKSARKWGAHLIDYFESEYLTVSNCVPTTEGAVSIAIENTPFTIFGSNALVLGFGRVGRHLSKTLQALGADTYVEARKEADLAWIDALGYKKVPLAKLDNCIQNFDIIFNTVPSIILDAPRLEKLKKGCVIIDLASYPYGADVNFCRENKIKYILASSLPGKFAPQYAGKIIKETVCNLLFEEVFKSEI from the coding sequence ATGAAAAATATTTTGATTTTGGGCGGAGATATGCGGTTTATAACGGTTGCAAATCTTCTTCGCGGTGACGGCTTTGACGTGTCGGTGTACGGCTTTAAAAAAAGTGCGTCGTTTTTGCCCGATATTGATTTTCCGTCCAATTTAAACGAGGCGGTTGAAAGGTGCGATGCGGTTTTGACTCCGCTTCCCGTCACCAAGGACCAAATAACCGTTTTTGCGCCGTTTGCAACAAACGAAATATATCTCGACGAGGTTTTGAGTTTAATGGAAAATAAGCCGTTTTTGTGCGGTATGGCGAGCGAAGAGCTAAAAAAAAGCGCGCGAAAATGGGGTGCGCATTTGATAGATTATTTTGAGAGCGAATATCTCACCGTGTCGAACTGTGTGCCCACAACCGAGGGAGCAGTAAGCATTGCCATAGAAAACACGCCGTTTACAATTTTCGGCTCAAATGCTTTGGTTTTGGGGTTCGGCAGAGTGGGACGCCATCTTTCAAAAACGCTTCAGGCGCTCGGCGCCGATACCTATGTTGAGGCGCGCAAAGAGGCAGACCTTGCTTGGATTGACGCGCTCGGCTACAAAAAAGTTCCGCTTGCAAAACTTGATAACTGTATACAAAATTTTGATATAATTTTCAACACCGTTCCGAGCATAATTTTGGACGCACCGCGCCTTGAAAAACTAAAAAAAGGGTGCGTTATCATTGACCTTGCATCTTATCCTTACGGCGCGGACGTTAATTTCTGCCGCGAAAATAAGATTAAATATATTCTTGCAAGCTCTCTGCCGGGCAAATTCGCTCCGCAGTACGCAGGAAAAATAATAAAGGAAACTGTTTGCAATCTTCTTTTTGAGGAGGTGTTTAAAAGTGAAATTTGA
- a CDS encoding dipicolinate synthase subunit B: protein MKFENLTVGFAVTGSFCTLKKTVAHIRDLTENGADVIPIMSEITYNTDTRFGKAEDFISEIKSITGNEIITSIKGAEPIGPKNILDALIIAPCTGNTLSKIALGMTDSCVAMAAKANLRNENPLVIAVSTNDGLGASAQNIAHLMNAKNVYFVPFGQDDAVKKPNSLVADMSKIADTLDFALSGRQIQPILKV, encoded by the coding sequence GTGAAATTTGAAAACCTTACCGTCGGATTTGCCGTGACAGGTTCGTTCTGCACGCTGAAAAAAACAGTTGCGCATATCCGCGATTTAACCGAAAACGGCGCGGATGTAATACCGATTATGAGTGAAATCACATATAACACCGACACGCGGTTCGGCAAAGCGGAGGACTTTATTTCGGAGATAAAAAGCATTACGGGAAACGAAATTATCACTTCAATAAAAGGCGCCGAGCCGATAGGTCCGAAAAATATTCTGGACGCTTTAATCATTGCGCCGTGCACGGGAAACACGCTTTCAAAAATCGCGCTCGGTATGACCGACTCGTGCGTTGCAATGGCGGCAAAGGCAAATTTAAGAAACGAAAATCCGCTTGTCATTGCGGTGTCCACAAATGACGGACTGGGCGCAAGTGCACAGAATATTGCGCATCTTATGAACGCGAAAAACGTTTATTTTGTGCCGTTCGGGCAGGACGACGCGGTGAAAAAGCCCAATTCGCTTGTTGCCGATATGTCGAAAATTGCCGATACGCTTGATTTTGCGCTTTCGGGCAGACAAATTCAGCCGATTTTAAAAGTATAA